The proteins below come from a single Chrysoperla carnea chromosome 1, inChrCarn1.1, whole genome shotgun sequence genomic window:
- the LOC123306065 gene encoding polycystic kidney disease 2-like 1 protein, giving the protein MMVVFFGGFTLSGRVLFGHIVKRYSTILDTGATLIRIFAGDFQYKDVCEADWLLGPIFLGGYIFIMYFILANVAIAIINEAFQKTMFKHRTEELTTKSFLKRAYYNLFCRCLRTVKKPQQSEDTTYNEIYSLLKRSNFNDEEIIMFLSKYEIFPDVPLCSKYMKTVKKKLELISFQQKIPATQTTVIQSIKYEKNSGEFHVLTKEEYEDLQAQLNHIELLIDLAIEQITKLHEELAHVLTEGSNDYSAHASMTSSLAF; this is encoded by the exons ATGATGGTAGTTTTTTTTGGTGGATTTACCTTAAGTGGAAGAGTCCTATTTGGTCATATC GTAAAGAGATATTCTACAATATTGGATACAGGCGCTACTTTAATAAGGATATTTGCTGGAGACTTTCAATATAAAGATGTTTGCGAAGCTGATTGGTTACTGGGACCGATTTTTTTGGGTggatacatatttataatgtattttatattggcG AATGTTGCCATTGCCATAATAAACGaagcatttcaaaaaacaatGTTCAAGCATAGAACAGAGGAACTTACGacgaaatcatttttgaaacgcgcttattataatttgttttgccGATGTCTAAGAACAGTAAAAAAACCTCAACAATCGGAAGACACTacatataatgaaatatattcatTACTTAAAAg ATCTAACTTCAATGACGAAGagattattatgtttttatccAAATACGAAATATTTCCAGACGTGCCTTTGTGTAGTAAATACATGAAAACTGTCAAGAAAAAATTAGAACTAAtttcatttcaacaaaaaa taccAGCCACACAAACTACGGTAATCCAATCcattaaatacgaaaaaaattcagGTGAATTTCACGTTCTTACAAAAGAAGAATACGAAGA TTTACAAGCTCAATTGAATCACATTGAATTGCTAATAGACTTAGCAATCGAACAAATAACTAAACTCCATGAAGAATTAGCACATGTTCTCACCGAAGGCTCAAATGATTATTCTGCTCATGCTTCAATGACTTCATCATTGGctttttaa